GCTGGCATCCACAACATGCCATTGCTTTTCGATTTGGCCGGGTTTGGCCATGTAGGTTCGTTGAACAGCCACTGCTCACAACTTCTGACAAAAGGACACCGAAAATTTGAATCGCAGAACCTACTCGACGGAACCCGAATTCGGCAAGGGCTATTTGGGAAACGTTTGTAGGGTTTTTGGGCGAAATGGGATAGCCGTGCTAGCCAACCTTGGTCTCAGGCGTCCCCGCCGCGGCGGGTTGAGCTTGAGTCTTGGCGGCGGCCGTCGCTTTTCGCTCGGGTTTTGCCGTCAGTTGAATTGGCGGGACGGAAGACGATCCACCATGGAAAGTGCGTTTGCCATCAATGGTGTGGTCGAGCACAAACGCTCCGCCTGGCATCCCCTTTCGCGGCGAGACACGCAAGATTGACGCATGTCCGCATTGAGGGCATCGAATCCGAAGGCTATGTGTGTCCAACATCTTTTGGATGGAACTGGCAAGTTCTCGGTTTTCGTTGAGCGACGAAAGCGATTGGCCGACCAGTCCCTGCAGTTTGGACTGGAGCGTTTGCCGAACGGTGCGTTGGATTCGGTTCAGTTCCCACTGCAGTGACTTCAGCATCTGACCGGGTTCGGCCAGTTCTTGGCACCGAAGCGATTCAGCGGTTGGTGAGATTTGGGGGCCTGGAGTGGATTCGGGGTTCTCGGGCGTTTGGCGATCGGTGGGTGCGGTGCGGTCAGGGGGGGCATCCAAAACGGGCGTCCAAACGGCGAGGTCGTTGGCTGGAATCGTGGACGCACTCGGAAGACAGCCAAATGGGTTGGGCGACTTTTCCGATGCGGCTCTGGACAAGAGGTTATACAAAATGTATAAGTTGTCCAGCGGGAATCGCTGCAATCGATTTTCTCTGTGTTTTCGGAGTTGTCCGACGAGTCGCGTTGGGGGGAAGGACCGGGTCAACCGGCGTTTTCCTTTTGAGCGGCGCAGTTAGCCAGCGAAGAATGCAAACTCCGCTTTTGAAGCGACTTCCAGTGGCGATCCAAGCGGATTTTTAAGTAGTGTCGGCCCACTGGACGTTTCCGCCCCCTTCTCGCCCGAGCAGTCAGACAGGCCTATGTCGGTCAACCAACAAACGGTCGAAGAAACCAAAGCGCAGATCCGCGGTTTGGTCAACGAAATCGCAGCTCTTACCAAGAGTGGTGCCACCGCTTCGGAGTTTTATCCGGAGTTGCTTTCCAAGGTCATCACTGCGCTGGCTGCGGCCGGTGGTGCGGTGTGGTTGCTCGACGAAGATCAGCAACTTCGGTTGCAGTACCAGATCAACGCAGAGCCGTCGATTTTGACCGAGGGCACCGAAGACGCCGATCGCCACAATCGCTTGATCCGCCGCGCCGCTGCGTCGGGGCAATCATTGTTGGTGCCGCCCTACAGTGGCACCACCGACGGCGATGCCGAAGGCAACCCGACTCGCTACTTGCTGGTGCTCGGTGCTTTGCAGCACGACGGCCAAAAAGATGGCTTGATCGAAATCTTTCAACGCCCCGACACCGCTCCGGACACACAACGCGGCTACTTGCGGTTCCTGCAGCAGATGTGCGAGTTGGCTGCGGAATGGCTTCGCAGTCAAAAGCTGCGGACGCTCGGTGATCGTCAAACGCTTTGGCAGCAAGCCGACTCGTTTGCACGTGCCGCTCACGAATCATTGGACTTGAAAGAAACGGCTGCGATCGTCGCCAACGAAGGCCGGCGTTTGATCGGTTGCGACCGAGTCAGCGTGGCGATCAAAAAGGGCGGCAAGTGCAAGGTCGAAGCCATCAGCGGCCAAGACACAATCGAGAACCGCTCCAACATCGTTGCAGCATTGAATCTGCTGGCAACACGAGTTGTCGCGGCTGGGGAACCTTTGTGGCACGACGGGTCCACCGAAGATTTGCCACCGCAAATCGAAGAAGCTCTCGAAGACTACGTGGACCTTTCTTACGGCCGGAACTTGGCTGTCCTTCCGCTTCGCGAACCGCAGCGCAAACTCGGCCATGAAGCCGAGATGGGTGCTGCCGGCGAAGTGGATCGCGATGACGCTCACCGTGGCGAAGTCATTGGGGCATTGATTGTCGAACAGATTGAAACGGATCTTCCTCCGGAAGTCTTCCGCCAGCGTTGTGACTTGGTTTATGAGCACGGCACCCGCGCAATCGCCAACTCGCAAGCTCACTCGAACCTGTTCTTGATGCCCGTGTGGCGAACACTCGGCCGAGCCACTTGGGTTCTACGAGCACGGACACTGCCCAAGACACTCGGCGTGATCGGCGCAATCGCGGCTCTGATTTGTGGGCTGATCTTCATTCCGATGGAGTTCGACCTCGAGGCCGACGGCACACTCAAAGCCGAAGCTCGCCGCGAAGTCTTCGCGGGCATCGACGGCGAAGTTCGGGAAGTGCTGGTCGATCACAACTCGATCGTCGCTGCGGGCGATCCCTTGGTGAAGATGATCAACCCCGACATCGGCATTGAACTGGAAGACCTTCGCGGTCAAATCCGAACCACGATGGCGGAACTGCAGCGCATTCGGACTCAGTCTCGCAATCGATCTCAGTTGAAGGCCACCGAGCGGCGTGCAATCGAACTGGAAGAGGTGGAGGTTCAAACCAAGCTGGAAGCGCAGCGTGCCAAATTGAAATTGAAGGAACAGCGTGCGGAGGATTTGATCATTCGTTCGCCGATCGATGGCATCGTGGTTTCTTGGGAAGTCGAAAAGATGCTGCTCAACCGCCCCATTCAAACGGGGCAGGTGCTGATGGAAATCGCTGACCTTTCCAAGCCCATGTATCTCGAAATCGAGATGCCTGAGAAACGCGAAGGTCACCTGGACCAATACATCCAAGACAACAACATCCAGTCATTGGACGTCGACTACATCCTGGCGTCCAACCCGGACGAACCGTTGCCCGCCAAGTTGCCCATCGGGAATATTTCGCTGCGAGCGGAATCCAATGAAGAACATGGCTCGGTCATCAAAATGCGAGTGCTGCCAGACCTCACCGAACTGAGCAAGGTGTCTCCGAGTCCCGGGACCAAGCTGACCGCCGACGTCAAATGCGGCAAACGAGCCAGTGGGTTTGTGTTGCTGCACGAAGTCTTTGAGTGGGCTTACAAGTTCGCTTTCTGATTCCCCTCCTTCTCTTCTCCTTCGAATCTTCTCTCCTTGTCCCTCCACCACGAGTTCCCATTGATGAAATCCTGGCGATTGATCGTTGCTGCACTGGCCAGCGTTTGCGTTGCCGCAATCAGCGCTGAGCCAGCCACGGCGCAAACCAGTCTGAGGGGCGAGACCCCATTGATCGCGGAGTATTGCCAAGTTCGATACATCCGCAAGGTCGACATTCCCGCTGAAGTCGAGGGCAAGTTGGTTGATTTGCCCATCGAAGAAGGCATGAATGTCGCCAAGGACGATCTGCTGGCTTTGGTCGATGACACGTCGGCACGTTTGGC
Above is a window of Rhodopirellula islandica DNA encoding:
- a CDS encoding efflux RND transporter periplasmic adaptor subunit, which codes for MSVNQQTVEETKAQIRGLVNEIAALTKSGATASEFYPELLSKVITALAAAGGAVWLLDEDQQLRLQYQINAEPSILTEGTEDADRHNRLIRRAAASGQSLLVPPYSGTTDGDAEGNPTRYLLVLGALQHDGQKDGLIEIFQRPDTAPDTQRGYLRFLQQMCELAAEWLRSQKLRTLGDRQTLWQQADSFARAAHESLDLKETAAIVANEGRRLIGCDRVSVAIKKGGKCKVEAISGQDTIENRSNIVAALNLLATRVVAAGEPLWHDGSTEDLPPQIEEALEDYVDLSYGRNLAVLPLREPQRKLGHEAEMGAAGEVDRDDAHRGEVIGALIVEQIETDLPPEVFRQRCDLVYEHGTRAIANSQAHSNLFLMPVWRTLGRATWVLRARTLPKTLGVIGAIAALICGLIFIPMEFDLEADGTLKAEARREVFAGIDGEVREVLVDHNSIVAAGDPLVKMINPDIGIELEDLRGQIRTTMAELQRIRTQSRNRSQLKATERRAIELEEVEVQTKLEAQRAKLKLKEQRAEDLIIRSPIDGIVVSWEVEKMLLNRPIQTGQVLMEIADLSKPMYLEIEMPEKREGHLDQYIQDNNIQSLDVDYILASNPDEPLPAKLPIGNISLRAESNEEHGSVIKMRVLPDLTELSKVSPSPGTKLTADVKCGKRASGFVLLHEVFEWAYKFAF